Within the Acidimicrobiales bacterium genome, the region GGGCCACTATGTGCGCGACGAGGGTTTGTTGAGCCTGGAAGAGGGTGTGCGCCGGTTGTCGGGTTTGCCCGCGGACCGTTTGGGGCTGGTCGACCGCGGATATCTGCGTTTAGGGGCCACTGCCGATGTGGTCGTGTTCGATCTGGGTGGGCTGCGAGACAACTCGTCGTTCGAGAATCCCACCGTGTACGCCAGCGGCATCGATCACGTGTTGGTGAACGGGGTGGTCAACTACAGCGGGGGAGTTCGCACCAGCGAGCGTGGCGGCCGGGTTCTTCGGCGTGTCTGAGGGAGCGACCGTGGCAGTTGTGAACGAGTACGGGCAACCTGTGGGCGAGCGGTTGGGCGATTGGGCGGCTCCGCAGCATCCACCGGCTATGGCTCTGGCCGGCGCAAGGGTGCGCTTGGTGCCCATGGCCGCCGAACACGCCGATGCTCTGGCCGTGGCGTTTGCCGGCGCCGCACCGTCGCTGTGGACATACCTTCCGGTCGAGGCCTTGACCCGCGTCGACGACTGGTCGCCCCTGATCGCCGACCTCACCAGTCGCTCCGACTGGTTGCCTTTCGTCATCGAGGTGGGTGGAGCAGTCCAGGGCATGGCCTCATACCTGCGGATCGACCCTGCCGGTGGTGCCATCGAGATCGGCATGATCGCGTTCGCCCCAGTGCTTCAACGCACGGCGGCGGCAACCGAATCGATGCTGTTGATGATCGGCCACGCGTTCGACCTCGGCTATCGCCGGGTCGAGTGGAAGTGTGATGCGCTGAACGAACCATCGCGGCGGGCCGCGTTGCGACTGGGCTTCTCGTACGAAGGGACCTTCCGCAAGGCGACCCACTACAAGGGCCGCAACCGCGACACCGCCTGGTACTCGATGATCGACACCGAGTGGCCAGAACGGCGCCGGCGGTTGTTGACGTGGCTCGACCCGGCCAACTTCGATGAAGACGGCCGTCAGATCACGGCGCTGTCCGAACTTGTTGTCTGAAGTGGGTTGCATCTAACAATCGGCGCCGCCATACTTACGGTCCCACCGACGCGGGGTGGAGCAGTCTGGTAGCTCGTCGGGCTCATAACCCGAAGGTCGCAGGTTCAAATCCTGCCCCCGCCACCAAGGAAATGCCAGGTCAGGCCCGGTCCCTAGGACCGGGCCTGCGGCGTTCTGGGGCCGCTGTACAACATCCGTACAACACGAGCCGCCAACGCCTGTCGGCGTGGGTTCCCGTGGGCGTCCGTAGGTCCTCGTCGGCGCTCGTGTGTTCGTGTGGGGAATCGTCGAGATCAAGTGACGTCAAGGCAACCGGCTCGACGTTCGTTGGTCACGAGTAGACGAGGGCGTCCGAGTCCTTGCGGCCGCCTGATGCCCCGACAACGGTCGCGACGTCGACGCCCCCACTGCGTGTTCGGTGGACTGCCTCGGCGACGTTGTCGGGCCGGAGCCCGCCGGCGAGTAGGGACCCAGTGTCTCGTGACGAGATCGCCGACGAGGCGAATCGAAGCCGCTACCGCCTCCAACGGCATGGTTGGGGAGTTGTGGTCGCTGTCGCGTTTGGTCGCTGTTGGAGGTGCGACGATGGTGGTGGAGGAGTCCGCGATGACCGATGAGGTCTTGAACACATTGGTGGTGCTTGGTCACCGGTTGTTGCTCGTCGAGGTCGGCGGTGGGTTCGAGACGCACCTGTGCGAAGCCACGAGTGACTCGGCCGCCCGCGCCGCCCTCGATACTCGCCGGGCACTGCCGGACTCATTGGCGGACGCATTGGAACGGGGCGGTGACGACGACCGACTCGATGCCTTGCTGGACCGTCTCCTGGACACGGCGTGGAAGCCGACAACGTTGTGCGGTCGAGCGTGGGACGAGATGGCCGCCGGCGAGGCGGGTACGTTCCGGCGCTGGCAGGAGATCGAGCTGACGCCGACGTGTCGGTCGTGCCTTCGGGTGGTCGACACCTGGTTCCCGCGGTCCGGGTCGCTGCCCGGGATCGGCGTGCTCGTCTCGGTGATCGGCGAGAAGGTCGAGGCCTTCGGGTCTGCGTGGGTGACCGGTGTGCCAGGCGAGTTCCTCGAGGATCTCCGCAAGGCGATTCGCAAGCACCTGCGCCAGAAGGGGTGGCGATCGCAGACCATGGTCGGTAGCGGAGTGCTGCATGTGATGTCAGCCGACGCGCTGGAGGCGATCGAACCGACCGTGCGGGCGGCCTGGATCGATCAGGCGATTCGGCGGATGGGCGTGGTGGAGCAACCGACCGATGACGAGGCCATCGTTGATCAACCCCGGTTGGGCGTCGCCTGGCAGACGTGGGTGCTCGATGAGTAGCTCGCACACCAACGTCTCGCGCCGATTCGCGTTGGCTTTCAATTTCTGAAAGTGTGGGTGATGTATGGCAGCACGACCCACCCTTGATCCCCTTCGGGAAGCGGCACAGCGACTGAACGAGGCGGAGATCGAGCGCAATCGGCTGATCCGAGCGCTGCGCTCGAAGCGCGAGACGCTCACCGACCTCGCCGAAGCGGCGGATGTGTCCCTCGGGACCGCGCACAAGTTGACGCGACCTTCGACGATCGTGTCCGTCGGCTACGAGGGCCGCAGCGTTGATGAACTCGTCGACGCTTTGGTCGACGCAGGGGTCTCGGTGCTGGTGGATGTTCGGGAGAACGCGATCAGCCGCAAGCGCGGCTTGTCGAAGCGTGCGCTGGCGGAGAAGCTGCAGGCGCGGGGAATCACCTACGTGCATGAGCCGACGCTCGGCAACCCCCGAGACAACCGTGACGGTTTCCGAGAGCAACGCCCGGACAGCGTCGCCGCCTTCGAAGCCCACCTTGACCGCAACGGGTCAGCGGCGCTCGACCGGGTCGACGCGATGCTCAGAGATCGAACAGTCGGCCTTCTGTGCTTCGAGGCGGATCCGTGCTCGTGCCATCGCTCGATCGTGGCGCGGTATCTCCTGGACCGGGACCCACTGGCGTCGGTTCGACCGGCGTGACGTCGCGGGCGATGCCGAGCACAAGGAAGCCCTGCGGTGCCTGGTGCTGGTTGCCCACGTACAGCGCCGGCAGACGCGCTGGGTCGACCAGGCTGAGCCACTTCTCTTCGATCCGATCGAGGTAGTCGGTCGGGTAACTGCGACGCCAGTTCCGCCACGCCTCGGAGATCTCCCAGTCGACAATGCTCTGTTCGTGACCGCGGCACGAGGCCGATTGGCAGCGGTACGCAAGCTTGAACGTGAACGGCGATAACTCGAGCTTCGGGGCACCCTGAGCCAGAAGACTGCCCTGGGCGGCCCGGTTCATCTTCGCCGCGTGGGCGGTGTCGCCGGTGTGGTCCTCGCGGGTGAAGCCGGTGATCTCGCGCGGGACGACCAACCCCAGGGACGGGCGCGCCCAACCCTTCGCCGCGACGAGGTCGCACATCCTGTACTGGGGTAACCGGTTGAGCACTTCGGCGCGCCGCTTGCCCGCAGGCAGCTGGTCGAGCACGGCCGTCGTATCGAGTCGTGGCCGATACGACTCCGGTCGTTGGTCCTTGTCGTGCTTGTCGATCTCGAGCTCGATCACCTGGTACTTGGGATGCTCGCCCTGCCAGAACCACTGCCACTGCACCGGGAACAGTCGGATCCAGCGATAGTCGTCGCCGTCGAGGCGAATGCCGGCGACGCACACCGTCTCGCCGTGTGTGCGTCCGATCTCAGGAGATGCCTTGACGGTGATGAGTACCGTCGCTCGCTCAGCGACCATCGGACTCATCGTACGATTCGTCGGGCGACGGGTTGTCGCCTTCGGCATCGCCGCCTGCCAGCGAGGCATGGCCCTGACCAGTTATGGCCTCGTCTGATTGTTCAGGGGCGCTGGTTCCCTTGAACACGATGTGCGCGATCTGATCTGCGGCGTCCTCCTCCACGGCGGGGATGGCGTGCATGTACACGTCCTGGGTGAAGCTCGTCGTCGCGTGGCCGAGTCGGTCCGAGATCACCTTGACGTGGACGCCGGCCGCGAGGCCGAGCGTGGCGTGGGTGTGGCGTAGATCATGCAGCCGGATCTTTGGGAGTCCGAGCCGCTTCACCGTGCGGTCGAAGGTCTGCGAGAAGTAATCGGGATGCACTGGGGCGCCGTCCTCGCGGGCGAACACCAAGCCCTGGTCGTGGTAGCCGTCGCCGAGCAACTGCTTCTCTTGTCGTTGCGCTGCTCGATGGTTTCGCAGTACTTGGATCGTCTGGTCATCGAGCGCGATCTTGCGTTCACCGCGGAGCGTCTTCGGGCGCCCAATGACGATCTGGTACTCAACGGTGAGCACGGTCTGTTGCACGTGGAGACGCCGAGCGTTGAAGTCGATGTCGCGCCACCTAACACCAAGAACCTCTCCGCGTCGCATGCCCGTGGTGGCAGCGAGGATGTAGGCCGCCGCCAGACGGTGGTTGGCGATGCCGGCGAAGAACTGCCGGAGCTGCTCCGGCGTCCAGGTCTTCATCTCCTCCCGGTCGGCGCGATTGAGCTTGGGTGGGTCGGCGGCATCGGCGACGTTGCGCGGCACCAGGTTCTTGCGCGCGGCGTCCGTGAGGGCCCGATGGAGGAGCACATGGATGTTGCGGACCGTCTTGGTGGCGAGGCCTTGGGCGACGAGGTCTGCGTAGAACCGATCGAGGCGATCGGCTGACAGCTGCTGGATCTGCACGTGTCCGAGCGCCGGCACCACATGACGCTCGACGAGCCCTCGGTAGCTGGCGTACGTGCTCACCCGGACAGCCATCTTCTTGGTGGGTAGCCACCGCTCGAGTAGGAACTCTCCGAGCGTCACCTTCGACGGCTCGGAGAAGACACCCCCGCGGATCGCAGCCATCGTGTCGGTGAGGAACTGCTGGGCTTCCTTCTTCGTACGAAACGACTTGGTGTGCTGTTTGCGCCCTTCGGCCGTCTCGGTGCGCCAGTACGCGATCCAGACATCGCCTCGACGGTGGATCGATCCTCGTTGGCTCATGGGTGGCCCCCGTTGCGTTCGGGCCGCGGTGCGGCCTGTGTGCGTTGGTGGGCCATCTCGGGCCGAGGCACCAGTCGGAGTGCCGGCGTTGCCGGCGGCTCGGTGGTGGGGTCGTCATCGTACTGGTCGGTGACCGTCGGGTTCTCGAGGTCATCGTCAGCGTCGAGGAGTCGGCGGAGTGCGGCGGTGGGGACGCGGATGAGCCGGCCGACGCGGATGACGGGGACGGGGAAGGTGCCGTCCTTGATGGCGCGGTATCCGGTGGTGCGGTCGATGCCGAGCTCGGCGAAGGCTTCGTCGGCGGTGATGCAGGCGCGTGTGGCGGGGTCGGGGATCACGGCGTGCTCCGGTTGTCGTCGTGCGGCTCCATGTGAGTGATCGCACCCTCGAGCCCCGCTCGGCGTGACACCTGGTTGACGGCCTGTGCTGTTGCCGCCCTTCGGGCGGGTGCCGTTGCCCGCCGGTTGGCGGGGTGCCGTGGGGGTCGCTGGCGTTCGCCGTGTCAAGCCCCTCGTTCCTCGGGGCCGAGCCCTTCGGGTTGACACGGCGCCCGCCGGCGACCCTGCGCCCGGAGGGCGAAGCCCCGCCCGCCGCTCGGTCGGGGTCCGCTCAGCGCACCGAAGGGAGGCAGTCGTGGCAACGGTCGAAGTGGTCGAGTCGTGCGTCGCTCCGGGTGGACAGCCTGTGCTGTTCCACGCCCCCACCGAGGGGGTCCCGACGTATGTGGTCGTGGACCGCTGCGGGGTCGAGCACGTGCACACCGGATCGCTCGGTGTGGCGATGACGGCTGCCCGTCGGGTGCTGATCGAGCAGGGCGAGGTGTGGGTCCGCGCCTCGGATGACACCTGCGCCCACATCGACCCGAACCGGGTCGCTACCGACACCCCGTCGCGTCCGTGGATCCAGACGATCGCGGCGTCTCAGCAAGGAGGAACCCCATGACCATCACCGACCCCACCGAGACCGTCGCCGACGGCGACCCGGTCGAGCTCGAACCGGAGTTGTGTTGGCTGAACCTGGCCGACATGGCGCCGCATCCGGACAACCCGCGGCACATCGTCGGTGATCTGACCGAGCTGACCCGGTCGATCCGCGCGCACGGGATCATCGAACCGCTCGTCGTGCTGCCCGCCGACGACCACGGCGTGTACCTGATCGTTGCCGGCCGTCGCCGCCACGCCGCTGGTCTGCAAGCCGGGGTGACCGAGGTGCCGGCGGTGGTGCGGCCGATGACGCGGGTGGGGGTGATCGAGGCCGGATTGTCGGAGAACTCGAACCGCAGCGACCTCACGCTGTCGGAAGAGGTCGCAGCGATCGAACGGTTGATGTCGCTCGAGGGTGGCCTGACCCCGTCGAAGTTGTGCCGACGGATCGGCAGGTCGCAGTCGTGGGTGCGTGCTCGGATGGCGGTCACGATCCTGCCCGCCCGGTGGCGTGATGCCCTCGACTCGGGCGAGTTGTCGATCGCGGCCGGGGAGGCCGCGGCGTCGCTCGCTGATCTCGGCCCCGATCATCTCGACGCCGTGTGCGAGCAACTCGCCGGACGCACCTGGCGGGACCCTGCCCGTGTCGTCGCCTCCTACCGTGAGACGCAACGCCGTCGCGACAACTACCGCGACACCCTCGACCGTGCCGTCGCCACGCACCCGGTCGTGCACAGCGACGATCACCCGGCACCAGACAAGGCCCGACGTCTCGGGGAACTGTTCGATCCCGACGGCTGCCGCACCCACACCGCCGAGCCGTGCCACGCGATGGTGGTGAAGGCCACGTCGTGGGGCGATGGGGTCGAGGTGTTCGACGTGTGCGTCGACCCTCGCCGCCATGACCCGCAGCGCATCGCCACGGCGAAGAGCGAAAGCGACCTCGCGTCGGACCGAACGCCGACCCGACCGCCAGCTCAGGACGACTCCCACGCCAAGCGCAAGGCCCGCCTGGCGCGGATGGCGCACGCGACCGAGACGTTCGCCAAGACGCGCGGCGGGTTCGCTCAGGCCGACCTGACACGGCTCGCGTTGCGGTCGGTGGTGCTGGAAGCCGGACGCGACGCGGTCGTGTTCGCAGCGACGATCCTCGGCCACGACCAGCCCCGCGACGCCACCGCAACTGACCTGCTCGACGGTGCTGACACGGTCGCTGCGTTGACACGGGTCGCCGGGGCGATCGCGCTCGGCCTGGCCGAGAACCGCATGTACTGGTCAGCGTCGAGCAGCCAGTGCCGTGACTACCTCGACGCGTTGATCACTACCGGCTGGACACCCGACGAGTGGACAGCCGTCACCCTCACGGACCGGCCCGACCGGGACTGACACGTCTGCGACCGGTCTGCCCGCCACCTGGTCGGCGGGCAGACCGGACCAGGTTCTTGCCGCTCGGGAGTGTTCTCGGGAGCAACTCCGGGACGTTGATGTGCTGGGCGGCCCGCCGGCGGGGTGCCGTGACCACCGCTCGGGTGGGTGCCGTTGCCGGCCCTTCGGGCCGGGTGCCGTGTTGGGCCACCACGCCGTCGGCGTCAAGCCCCTCGTTCCTCGGGGCCAAGCCTGACGGTTGACGCCGCCGTCGCCGGCGGCCCAGCGCCCGGAGGGCGAAGCCCGGCCACCCGGTCGGGCACGGCACGACGCCTCCGGGGTCGGGACGGTCGGGGAAGCCCAACCGGCCCCGGGGCGCCGTGTCACTCGCACACCACGGAGGCCCTCATGTCCACCACCGCACCCACCATCGACCCGACCCCCACGATCACGAGCATCGCCGAGCACGTCACGTTCACCGTCGAGGCCTGGCACGACCCGATCGTCGAAGCAGCCCCCGGTGCCGTGCGCACCGACACCGACGACGCGCTCGTCTGGTACACGCCCTCGATCGGAACCATCGGCATGGCGATGGCGCACCGCTTCGCCCGCCACGCCACCGACGGACCCAGCCTGTGGACGATCGAGGACATCGCGCTCACCTTCGGCATCGGCAACTCCGCCGCCCGCGTGTGGCGCAGCCTCGACCGGCTCGACCGGTTCGGGATCATCAACCGCACCGGGGACCGCATCGCCGTCCGACTCTGGCTCGCCCCGCTCACCCAACGCCAGATCGCACAACTCCCGCCCTACCTCGCCGCCGCCTACCCCGAACACCTCGCCCAGCGATGACCACCACCACCGCACCCACCGTGCCGAAGTGGCGGACACACGCCGCGTGCCGCGGCACCGACCCCGCCTTGTTCTACGACCCGCACCCCGCATCAGTTGCCGCCGCCAAGACCGTGTGCGACACCTGCCCGGTGCGTAACGCCTGCCGCGCCCACGCCGTCGACACCGCGGAGCAGTTCGGCGTGTGGGGCGGACTCGCCGCCGACGAACGGCCTGCACCGTCACCAGACACCACGCCGGCACCCGGCCCGGCACCCAAGATCAGCGACGACGAGCTCTACGACCTGTTCTACGACGCCGACCCCGACCAAGCCGCGCTCGACCAACTGCTCGCCCACATCTGGCTCCCCAACGCCACCGCCTACACCGCGCTGCAACGCGCCGTGCGCCTCGGCGTCGTGGAACACCGCGGCCGCGGTCTCTACCCCGTCCGCCGCTGACCCGCCAGGCCCGGTACCGCACCTCGACCGGCGCGGGACCGGCGCCGCGTGTGCCGTCACCGACGGGTTACCGGTCGCCCGGCTCGAGCTGGTGTGCCGTGGCGCCGGCCTGGTGGGCCGGCGGTGCCGTGCTGCCCGCCGCCCGCTGCCGTGTCAAGCCCCTCGTTCCTCGGGGCCAAGCCCTTCGGGTTGACACGGCCGCTTCCGGCGGCGGGCCAGACGCCCGGAGGGCGAAGCCGCCCACCCGACACCGGAAGGACACACCCGATGCACGCCAACGACCTGTTCGCCACCATCACCGCACAACTCATCGACGACATCGAAACCGGCGCCGCCGGAACCTGGCGCATGCCATGGCACCACCTCGCCGACGCAGGCACACCTACCAGCATCGACCACCGCCCCTACCGCGGCATGAACGCCGTCTGGCTCGCCATGGTCGCCGCCGCCCACGACTGGACCTCAGGCACCTTCGGCACCTACCGCGCCTGGCAACGCCACGGCGCCCAAGTCCGACGCGGCGAACGCGCCACCCAAGTCGTGCTCTGGAAGCCCACCAACCCCACCGACGCAGGCAACAAGACCGACGACAGCGACGACACGCCCACCGGTCGGCCTCGCCTCATCGCCCGCGCCTATGCCGTGTTCGCAGCCGAGCAATGCGACGGAGCCGACGAGATCATCACCCGCCGCAACCAGGAACGAACCGAACGCGACACCCCCGCCCGCATCGACGCCGCCGAGCAGTACCTCGCCGCCGTCGCCGCGACCGTCATCGAGGGCGGCAACCGCGCCTACTACCGGCCCGCCACCGACTCGATCCACCTCCCGACCCTCGCCCAGTTCGACACCGCCGCCCACTACTACGCCACCCGCGCCCACGAAACCATCCACTGGACCGGACACGCTGACCGCCTCAACCGTGACCTCACCGGCCGATTCGGCGACGACGCCTACGCCGCCGAAGAACTCGTCGCCGAGCTCGGCGCCGCCATGTGGTGCGCACAGACCGGACTCACCACCATCACCCGAGCCGACCACGCCGCCTACCTCGCCGGATGGCTCCGCATCCTCCGCAGCGACGCACGCGCCCTCGTCACCGTCGCCAGCCGAGCCCAAGCCGCCGTCGACTGGCTCAACACCCACACCGGACACACCACCACCGAGACCGTCGAGGAGGTCGCCGCATGAACCGCCCGCCCTACCGCCGCAGCGACGAGATCGCCGCCTACACCTACAAAGCCGACATCTACTGCCCGGCCTGCCTCATCGAAACCATGATCGCCGACGGCATCGCCGCCCCCGCCGCCCGCAACATGCCCACCGACGACGTCCTCGAGCAATGCGCCGGCGCCCTCGCCATCGACCGAGACGACGACACCACCTACGACACCAGCGAGTTCCCCAAACCCGTGTTACTCGACTGGCTCACCCCCGACGACACCTGCACGAGCTGCCACCAGCCGCTCTGACCTCACCGCCGGTCGGCCGCCAAACGAACGGCCGGCCGGCGGCCGACGCGTGTGCCGTGACCGCCCTTCGGGCGGGTGCCGTGACCGCCCTTCGGGCGGGTGCCGTGACTGTGTCTCGGCGTCACTCGATGACGGGCACGACCAGGAGCGCGAGGTGGATCTCCTTCCGATCGTCATTGCGATTGGCGAGCGTGAAGGTCTCTCGCCCAGCCGAACTGCCCATTCGCTTGAACGACTCATGCCGACGGATCGCGTCGATGGCCTTCGTCCCGATATCTGTCGGCGAGCCAGCTCGCACGAAGACGATCAGCGCGGCTCGAGAGTCTCGCCAGATCAGGTATCCGAGGAGCTGATCGATCGCGTCCTCAAATGCCTTCTGTCCCTTCCACACCTTGCATTCAGCGATGAACACAGCGCGCTCGTCGCCGCCGTAGGGGATGAAGATGTCGGTCTTGCCGCGACGGCTGAACGTCTCACCAGTCGCTGGGCCGAAGTGGTTGTTGAGCACCACGAGCAGTACGTCGCGCAAGGACTCCTCGGGCATCTTGGCGAACGTCTTCGGCAGACGCTGCACGGCCGTTGTAACGCTCTCGATCTCACGAAGAATTGCGGCGAAGCCGTCGTCCGAGATCGCCGGCTCAGGGGCGAACGCAGGGGTTGGCGCGATCGGCTGCACGGCGACTGGCCGGACTTTGCGGGGTGGGCCCACCGTGAACGACGGCGACGGGTTCGCACGATCGACGACCGGCACCTCCAGGAAGGCATCAAGTGCCCGATCTGCAATCACCTTGGTGCGACGCTCCTCGACCCACCGGCGCAGCTCGACACGCAGTCGTTCGTTCCAGGGGTCGATGTCGTTCCGCGACCAACCCACGTACTTGCGGATGGTCTCCTCCATCGAGTCGACGTATGACTTCACTGCGTCTGGATCGAGCGGTGCTCGCCCCTCGTAGGCGACCAGGACGAAGCCGTCGCGAAGCTCGAATCGCGGAGGGTTCATGGTGCCCGTGCTGGGACGTACGTCGAACAGAACAGTGTCGCCTTCGAACGGATAGAGGAACTTGATGCACGAACCTGCCACCTTGATGCGGTCGCCCTCCCATCCAGCGACATAGAAGTCGATGTCCTTCGTGCCTGAAGATGAGCGCTGGTCGAAGTGGACCACAAGCGGGTTCACGACCCATCGAGCGAAGAGTTCGTCGACGAGGTCCTCGACCGACATCACCAGCACGTAGTCAGCCGGGACGCCCAGTACGTCTTCCTCCGCCTTCTTCAGCTGGTTGACCAACACGCTGTGCATGTCACCCCGGTGAAACCTCACGTCATCGCGTGCCATCTCTCCATCGTACGGAGGGGGTGTGACGTGGACCCTTCGACCGCCACGCCGCCGAGCGGATCGGGCGCCGCGTCGCCCGGGTGGCAAGCATTTCGAGGATGGACAGCCCACACCA harbors:
- a CDS encoding helix-turn-helix domain-containing protein — translated: MIPDPATRACITADEAFAELGIDRTTGYRAIKDGTFPVPVIRVGRLIRVPTAALRRLLDADDDLENPTVTDQYDDDPTTEPPATPALRLVPRPEMAHQRTQAAPRPERNGGHP
- a CDS encoding ParB/RepB/Spo0J family partition protein — encoded protein: MTITDPTETVADGDPVELEPELCWLNLADMAPHPDNPRHIVGDLTELTRSIRAHGIIEPLVVLPADDHGVYLIVAGRRRHAAGLQAGVTEVPAVVRPMTRVGVIEAGLSENSNRSDLTLSEEVAAIERLMSLEGGLTPSKLCRRIGRSQSWVRARMAVTILPARWRDALDSGELSIAAGEAAASLADLGPDHLDAVCEQLAGRTWRDPARVVASYRETQRRRDNYRDTLDRAVATHPVVHSDDHPAPDKARRLGELFDPDGCRTHTAEPCHAMVVKATSWGDGVEVFDVCVDPRRHDPQRIATAKSESDLASDRTPTRPPAQDDSHAKRKARLARMAHATETFAKTRGGFAQADLTRLALRSVVLEAGRDAVVFAATILGHDQPRDATATDLLDGADTVAALTRVAGAIALGLAENRMYWSASSSQCRDYLDALITTGWTPDEWTAVTLTDRPDRD
- a CDS encoding zincin-like metallopeptidase domain-containing protein; amino-acid sequence: MHANDLFATITAQLIDDIETGAAGTWRMPWHHLADAGTPTSIDHRPYRGMNAVWLAMVAAAHDWTSGTFGTYRAWQRHGAQVRRGERATQVVLWKPTNPTDAGNKTDDSDDTPTGRPRLIARAYAVFAAEQCDGADEIITRRNQERTERDTPARIDAAEQYLAAVAATVIEGGNRAYYRPATDSIHLPTLAQFDTAAHYYATRAHETIHWTGHADRLNRDLTGRFGDDAYAAEELVAELGAAMWCAQTGLTTITRADHAAYLAGWLRILRSDARALVTVASRAQAAVDWLNTHTGHTTTETVEEVAA
- a CDS encoding DUF488 domain-containing protein encodes the protein MAARPTLDPLREAAQRLNEAEIERNRLIRALRSKRETLTDLAEAADVSLGTAHKLTRPSTIVSVGYEGRSVDELVDALVDAGVSVLVDVRENAISRKRGLSKRALAEKLQARGITYVHEPTLGNPRDNRDGFREQRPDSVAAFEAHLDRNGSAALDRVDAMLRDRTVGLLCFEADPCSCHRSIVARYLLDRDPLASVRPA
- a CDS encoding WhiB family transcriptional regulator, with the translated sequence MTTTTAPTVPKWRTHAACRGTDPALFYDPHPASVAAAKTVCDTCPVRNACRAHAVDTAEQFGVWGGLAADERPAPSPDTTPAPGPAPKISDDELYDLFYDADPDQAALDQLLAHIWLPNATAYTALQRAVRLGVVEHRGRGLYPVRR
- a CDS encoding GNAT family protein encodes the protein MAVVNEYGQPVGERLGDWAAPQHPPAMALAGARVRLVPMAAEHADALAVAFAGAAPSLWTYLPVEALTRVDDWSPLIADLTSRSDWLPFVIEVGGAVQGMASYLRIDPAGGAIEIGMIAFAPVLQRTAAATESMLLMIGHAFDLGYRRVEWKCDALNEPSRRAALRLGFSYEGTFRKATHYKGRNRDTAWYSMIDTEWPERRRRLLTWLDPANFDEDGRQITALSELVV
- a CDS encoding site-specific integrase, whose amino-acid sequence is MAAIRGGVFSEPSKVTLGEFLLERWLPTKKMAVRVSTYASYRGLVERHVVPALGHVQIQQLSADRLDRFYADLVAQGLATKTVRNIHVLLHRALTDAARKNLVPRNVADAADPPKLNRADREEMKTWTPEQLRQFFAGIANHRLAAAYILAATTGMRRGEVLGVRWRDIDFNARRLHVQQTVLTVEYQIVIGRPKTLRGERKIALDDQTIQVLRNHRAAQRQEKQLLGDGYHDQGLVFAREDGAPVHPDYFSQTFDRTVKRLGLPKIRLHDLRHTHATLGLAAGVHVKVISDRLGHATTSFTQDVYMHAIPAVEEDAADQIAHIVFKGTSAPEQSDEAITGQGHASLAGGDAEGDNPSPDESYDESDGR